Genomic segment of Candidatus Bathyarchaeia archaeon:
TTAGAATGATAAATGAGCATGCAATCCCGCCAAATTTGGCAATTTTCATAGACGTAGAACCAAACATCGTCATCAAAAGACTGAAACCTAAAAAGTCCATTATGGAAAACCTTGAAACCCAGCGTAGAGTTCGAGAAGTCTATCTGAAATTTGTTGAAAATGGCGAACTTGTCAGAGTTGATGGAAACAAATCAAAAGAGGAAGTTGCCAAAGAAATTTTGTCAATAGTTTTAGACTGCTTAAAAGGCGGTTAGATAGCCTTCAAAACTTTTCTTGAGAAAAGCTTGTTAACCCTTTCAGCAATTAGGTTGATGAGATCTTCTGGTGGCACGTGTCTTGGTCCCCTCTCATGAAAAATGAGCACTTCCACAGAGCCCGCGTTAAATATTAGGCGGAGCATGTAATAGTCAAATTTTAGCGGAGATCGTTTCCCGTCATGCTCTCTGTAGTATCGTATAGCACAGAAAAAGTCCATTATCCGAAGGGGCGCCCGACGAATCTCTCCTAAAACTTTCTGTGTTTCCTCCAAGTCAAGATAGTTGAATGTGTCGCCATCAGCTATCCCAAACTCGAAGATAACAGTGCGGTCAGAAGCTGAAGGACTTGCGTTTTCGAAGCTTAAGTTTTTGCCATTAAGTTTTTCTAGGCATTGGACCAAAGCCCTTTGAAGTGTTTTATTGGAAATGGTTGTGGCGAAGCGCATTACCTTTTGCACGTTTACAGGAAAATTTTCGTATAAGCCAAGCATGCCTTAGCCCTCGCTTACCAGCTAGATTCTTTTGGCTTTTCTTACTTTTTCCAAATTTTCCAGAAGCCCAGAAAGCGCCGAGCCGAGTTTCTGAAGCTCCTCAACATTTGTTTCATGCAGCATCTTCTCTTGAATTTCTTGTATTTTCGCCAATAATGTGGCCTCAAGGGTTTCAAGGCTTAAGGCGCTCGTCACTTTTGTCAGTTCCGCCTCTTCTTTAACAATAATCACTTTTTTCTCGCATCTTGCGCACCATAACTCCCCACTCTTAAGCCTGAAAAGCGGAGAAGCACAAATCGGACAAGCGAGCTCCGTAAGGGTTTGACCTTGACGGAGTAGGTCAGCCATACGTTTAATGTACTGCTCTTCAACAGCTTTCGCGTCTGCTTCCTTTGTGTTTTGTGACATCTCCTCATGCCTCAAAAATAAATAGGCATAAAAGCCTATATAACTTGATTATCTGAGATTGATGTGGTGACTGGCATGGTTAGGAAGAAGAAGCTGGAGGAGTATGAGGAGCGAATAAAGCAGGCTATGGCTGTGCTTGCGGAGGTTTCAGAAGACACCACAACTCCCCGCAACATTAGAAGGGCGGCTAAGGACTCGATGAACGCCCTGCAAACAACAGAGTTCACACCAGCTGTTAGGGCTTCAAACGCCATATCCATATTAGACGAGATTTTACAAGATCCAAACATGCCGCCCTACACGCGTGTGAAGCTTTGGAATGTAATGAGTATACTTGAAGCCATAAAAGATTAGGAAATTTGACGTTAAAATACACTTTACGGGGGAGCATCCTCATGAAGGTTTTCCATTATAGCGAGGTTAAAGCCGAAGAAGCCCAAGAAGAGGGGGCTTCAAAGTTGAAAGTTAGATGGCTTATCACAAGGGACATTGGCGCTCCAAATTTTGCCATGCGGCTTTTTGAAATGGAGCCAGGAGGACACAGCCCATTACACACTCACCCATGGGAACACGAAGTCTTTATTCTAGAGGGCGAGGGCGTCGTCATCGGCGCTGATGGGGAGAGAAAGTTTAAGCCCGGCGATGTAGTTTTTATTCCGCCCAATGAGAGGCACCAGTTTAGAAACAGCGGAAATAAAACCGTAAAGTTTCTTTGCCTCGTTCCTCATCACAATAAATCCAAATAGGTTTTCTTGGTTAATTCTACGACATCGCTGTAG
This window contains:
- a CDS encoding Sjogren's syndrome/scleroderma autoantigen 1 family protein, which encodes MRHEEMSQNTKEADAKAVEEQYIKRMADLLRQGQTLTELACPICASPLFRLKSGELWCARCEKKVIIVKEEAELTKVTSALSLETLEATLLAKIQEIQEKMLHETNVEELQKLGSALSGLLENLEKVRKAKRI
- a CDS encoding UPF0147 family protein; the encoded protein is MVRKKKLEEYEERIKQAMAVLAEVSEDTTTPRNIRRAAKDSMNALQTTEFTPAVRASNAISILDEILQDPNMPPYTRVKLWNVMSILEAIKD
- a CDS encoding cupin domain-containing protein yields the protein MKVFHYSEVKAEEAQEEGASKLKVRWLITRDIGAPNFAMRLFEMEPGGHSPLHTHPWEHEVFILEGEGVVIGADGERKFKPGDVVFIPPNERHQFRNSGNKTVKFLCLVPHHNKSK